A window of Vigna unguiculata cultivar IT97K-499-35 chromosome 4, ASM411807v1, whole genome shotgun sequence contains these coding sequences:
- the LOC114181786 gene encoding cleavage and polyadenylation specificity factor subunit 1 isoform X3, whose protein sequence is MAVLSIGGGDASRKRDSIILTFADAKISVLEYDDSIHGLRTSSLHCFEGPEWLHLKRGREQFARGPVVKVDPQGRCGGALIYDLQMIILKATQAGSGLVGDDDALGFSGAVAARIESSYMINLRDLDMRHVKDFTFVHGYIEPVMVILHERELTWAGRVSWKHHTCMISALSISTTLKQHPLIWSAVNLPHDAYKLLAVPSPIGGVLVIGANTVHYHSQSASCSLALNSYAVSPDNSQEMPRSSFNVELDSANATWLLSDVALLSTKTGELLLLTLVYDGRVVQRLDLSKSKASVLSSGITTIGNCLFFLASRLGDSMLVQFSCGSGGSMLSSNLKEEVGDIEVDAPSKRLRRSPSDTLQDMVSGEELSLYGSAPNRTESAQKSFSFAVRDSLINVGPLKDFSYGLRINADANATGIAKQSNYELVCCSGHGKNGSLCVLRQSIRPEVITEVELPGCKGIWTVYHKSTRSHNTDSSKLADDDDEYHAYLIISLEARTMVLETADLLSEVTESVDYYVQGKTLAAGNLFGRRRVIQVYERGARILDGSFMTQDVTFGASNSESGSASESAVALSVSIADPFVLLRMSDGSVRLLIGDPITCTISVTSPASFESTKGSVSSCTLYHDKGPEPWLRKTSTDAWLSTGVGEAIDGTDGAAQDHGDIYCVVCFDNGNLEIFDVPNFNCVFSVENFMSGKSHLVDALMKEVLKDSKMGDRDGVVSQGRKENVPDMKVEELAIQRWSGQHSRPFLFGILSDGTILCYHAYLYESPDGTSKVEDSASAGGSVGLGTTNVSRLRNLRFVRVPLDAYAREETSNGSPRQQITIFKNIGNYQGFFLSGSRPAWVMVLRERLRVHPQLCDGSIVAFTVLHNVNCNHGLIYVTSQGVLKICQLPSGSNYDSYWPVQKIPLKATPHQVTYFAEKNLYPLIVSFPVLKPLNQVISLVDQDVNHQSEGQNMNSDEQNRFYPIDEFEVRIMEPEKSGGPWQTKATIPMQSSENALTVRMVTLLNTTSKENETLLAIGTAYVQGEDVAARGRILLFSLGKNTDNPQSLVSEVYSKELKGAISALASLQGHLLIASGPKIILHKWNGTELNGIAFFDAPPLHVVSLNIVKNFILIGDIHKSIYFLSWKEQGAQLSLLAKDFASLDCFATEFLIDGSTLSLMVSDDKKNIQIFYYAPKMSESWKGQKLLSRAEFHVGAHVTKFLRLQMLSTSDRAGSAPGSDKTNRFALLFGTLDGSIGCIAPLDEITFRRLQSLQRKLVDAVAHVAGLNPRAFRQFQSNGKAHKPGPDSIVDCELLCHYEMLPLEEQLEIAHQVGTTRSQILSNLSDLSLGTSFL, encoded by the exons ATGGCTGTGTTGAGCATTGGAGGTGGTGATGCTTCTAGGAAGAGAGACTCTATCATCTTAACTTTTGCAGATGCAAAGATTTCTGTTCTCGAGTATGATGATTCTATTCATGGACTTCGAACTAG TTCTTTACATTGTTTTGAGGGTCCAGAGTGGCTTCATCTGAAAAGAGGAAGAGAACAATTTGCAAGGGGACCGGTGGTAAAGGTTGATCCTCAAGGCAGGTGTGGTGGAGCACTTATATATGATTTGCAAATGATAATACTAAAGGCCACTCAG GCTGGTTCTGGTTTAGTTGGGGACGACGATGCCTTGGGATTTTCAGGAGCAGTTGCTGCTCGAATCGAGTCATCTTATATGATAAACCTGCGTGACTTGGATATGAGGCATGTAAAAGATTTTACGTTTGTCCATG GCTACATTGAACCTGTAATGGTTATTTTACATGAACGTGAACTCACTTGGGCTGGGCGTGTCTCATGGAAGCATCATACTTGCATGATATCAGCACTTAGTATCAGTACAACCTTAAAGCAGCATCCACTTATTTGGTCAGCTGTT AATCTCCCCCATGATGCATACAAACTTCTTGCTGTGCCCTCACCAATAGGTGGTGTTCTTGTAATAGGTGCTAACACTGTTCATTATCACAGTCAG TCTGCTTCTTGTTCATTGGCCTTGAACAGCTATGCTGTTTCACCTGACAATAG TCAAGAGATGCCGAGATCAAGTTTTAACGTGGAGCTTGATTCTGCCAATGCAACTTGGTTGTTGAGCGATGTGGCCTTGCTGTCTACAAAAACTGGCGAACTGCTATTGCTTACACTTGTTTATGATGGAAG GGTTGTACAGAGACTTGATCTTTCCAAGTCAAAAGCTTCAGTTCTGTCATCT GGTATTACGACCATTGGGAATTGTCTGTTTTTTCTCGCCAGTCGGTTAGGGGATAGTATGTTGGTGCAATTTTCTTGTGGATCTGGTGGTTCAATGTTGTCATCCAATTTAAAAGAAGAG GTTGGTGATATTGAAGTGGATGCTCCATCAAAGAGATTGCGGAGGTCACCTTCTGATACTTTGCAAGACATGGTTAGTGGTGAAGAGCTCTCCTTGTATGGGTCTGCTCCAAATAGAACAGAATCAGCTCAG AAGTCCTTCTCGTTTGCTGTGAGGGATTCATTGATTAATGTTGGTCCTTTGAAAGATTTCTCATATGGTTTAAGAATAAACGCTGATGCAAATGCTACAGGGATAGCCAAACAGAGTAACTATGAATTG GTGTGCTGTTCTGGTCATGGAAAGAATGGTTCTTTGTGTGTTCTGCGGCAATCGATTCGTCCAGAAGTGATTACTGAG GTTGAACTTCCTGGTTGCAAAGGAATTTGGACTGTGTATCATAAGAGCACACGCTCTCATAATACCGATTCTTCTAAGCTggctgatgatgatgatgagtaTCATGCCTATCTTATTATTAGTTTGGAGGCTCGTACAATG GTACTAGAAACAGCCGATCTTCTGAGTGAGGTTACTGAAAGTGTGGACTATTATGTTCAAGGAAAAACACTTGCTGCGGGAAATTTATTTGGAAG GCGTCGAGTTATCCAAGTGTATGAACGTGGTGCTCGAATTCTAGATGGTTCTTTTATGACCCAAGATGTaacctttggagcttcaaattCAGAATCTGGTTCTGCTTCTGAGAGTGCTGTAGCACTTTCTGTTTCTATAGCTGATCCATTTGTCTTACTCAGAATGAGTGATGGAAGTGTTCGTCTTCTGATTGGAG ATCCTATTACCTGCACAATTTCTGTCACTTCACCAGCTTCATTCGAGAGCACCAAGGGATCAGTTTCTTCATGCACACTGTACCATGATAAAGGACCTGAGCCTTGGCTGAGGAAGACTAGTACTGATGCGTGGCTTTCAACTGGTGTTGGTGAGGCTATTGATGGTACTGATGGTGCTGCTCAGGACCATGGGGATATTTATTGTGTAGTTTGTTTTGATAATGGCAACCTTGAAATATTTGATGTGCCCAATTTCAATTGTGTCTTTTCTGTGGAAAATTTCATGTCTGGAAAGAGCCATCTTGTTGATGCTCTGATGAAAGAAGTACTAAAAGATTCTAAAATGGGGGATAGAGATGGAGTGGTcagccaagggaggaaggaaAATGTACCAGATATGAAGGTTGAAGAGTTGGCTATACAGAGATGGTCTGGGCAACATAGCCGTCCATTTCTTTTTGGGATTTTGAGTGATGGAACTATTCTTTGTTACCATGCTTATCTTTATGAAAGTCCAGATGGTACTTCTAAAGTTGAGGATTCAGCATCAGCGGGAGGATCCGTTGGCCTTGGCACTACCAATGTTTCCAGGCTTAGAAATTTGAGATTTGTTCGTGTGCCCTTGGATGCATATGCTAGGGAGGAGACATCTAATGGATCACCTCGTCAacaaattactatttttaagaatattggtAATTATCAAGGATTCTTCCTGTCTGGGTCAAGACCAGCTTGGGTCATGGTGTTGAGGGAACGACTTCGTGTTCATCCACAG CTATGTGATGGGTCTATTGTTGCTTTTACTGTACTTCACAACGTGAACTGCAATCATGGACTTATATATGTTACATCACAG GGTGTTTTGAAGATATGCCAGCTGCCTTCTGGTTCAAACTATGACAGCTACTGGCCTGTACAAAAA ATTCCACTAAAAGCCACTCCACACCAAGTAACATATTTTGCTGAGAAGAATTTATATCCACTTATTGTCTCGTTTCCT GTTCTTAAACCACTAAATCAAGTTATTTCTTTGGTTGACCAAGATGTCAACCATCAGAGTGAGGGTCAGAATATGAATTCTGATGAGCAAAACCGCTTTTATCctattgatgaatttgaggttcGAATTATGGAACCAGAAAAGTCTGGTGGCCCTTGGCAAACAAAAGCAACAATACCTATGCAAAGTTCTGAAAATGCCCTCACTGTGAGGATGGTTACCCTGCTg AATACAAcctcaaaagaaaatgaaacactTTTAGCCATTGGGACTGCTTATGTGCAAGGAGAGGATGTTGCTGCAAGAGGACGCATCCTCCTGTTTTCTTTGGGGAAAAATACTGATAATCCACAATCTCTG GTTTCAGAGGTGTATTCTAAGGAATTAAAAGGTGCTATATCTGCCTTGGCCTCACTTCAGGGCCATCTATTAATAGCGTCTGGTCCAAAAATTATTCTGCACAAGTGGAATGGCACTGAGTTGAATGGTATTGCATTTTTTGATGCACCACCATTACATGTTGTGAGCTTAAATATT GTAAAGAACTTCATCCTTATTGGCGACATCCATAAAAGCATATACTTTCTCAGTTGGAAAGAGCAGGGTGCTCAATTGAGTTTATTAGCCAAGGATTTTGCTTCTCTCGATTGTTTTGCGACAGAATTTTTGATTGATGGAAGTACTCTTAGTCTCATGGTTtcagatgataaaaaaaatatccag ATTTTTTACTATGCGCCAAAGATGTCCGAGAGTTGGAAAGGACAGAAGCTTCTTTCAAGAGCTGAATTTCATGTTGGTGCTCATGTGACTAAATTCTTAAGATTGCAAATGCTATCCACTTCAGATAGAGCTGGTTCAGCTCCAGGCTCAGATAAAACCAATCGTTTTGCGTTATTATTTGGGACCCTGGATGGCAGTATTGGCTGCATTGCCCCGCTTGATGAAATCACATTTCGTAGACTGCAGTCTTTGCAGAGAAAGCTTGTTGATGCTGTAGCCCATGTTGCTGGCCTGAACCCCAGAGCTTTCAGACAATTTCAGTCAAATGGAAAGGCTCATAAGCCTGGCCCTGACAGTATAGTTGACTGCGAGCTGCTATGCCA TTATGAAATGCTTCCATTGGAGGAACAGCTTGAAATTGCTCATCAGGTTGGGACAACTCGATCACAAATTCTCTCAAATCTAAGTGATCTGTCTCTTGGAACAAGCTTCTTGTAA